A window from Rhodohalobacter sp. SW132 encodes these proteins:
- a CDS encoding MarR family winged helix-turn-helix transcriptional regulator translates to MENISTSLKFFLNLTMTQALIARRFDARLSFHSLSLNDFMILFHLSQAPDEKLRRIDLAEKVGLSASAITKKISPLEKIGMVEKEANARDARVSLVKLAKGGKRILEEAMSSAEMAAEELYPKEKEQKLEASNQVLIELGGSVR, encoded by the coding sequence ATGGAAAATATATCAACTTCCCTCAAGTTCTTTTTAAATCTAACAATGACCCAGGCACTCATTGCCCGGCGCTTTGATGCCCGCTTGAGTTTTCATAGTCTCAGCCTGAACGATTTCATGATTCTGTTTCACCTTAGCCAGGCGCCGGACGAAAAGCTTCGTCGAATTGACCTGGCCGAGAAAGTGGGTTTGTCGGCTTCGGCTATCACCAAAAAAATCAGTCCGCTGGAAAAAATCGGGATGGTTGAAAAAGAAGCCAATGCACGGGATGCGCGCGTTAGTTTAGTGAAACTGGCCAAAGGGGGAAAACGAATTCTTGAGGAAGCAATGAGCAGTGCAGAAATGGCTGCCGAAGAGTTGTATCCCAAAGAAAAAGAACAGAAGCTGGAAGCATCTAACCAAGTGCTGATCGAACTGGGAGGATCCGTTCGATAA
- a CDS encoding SRPBCC domain-containing protein: protein MKTAKTLEDQKLILTRNFDAPPSLLFKIWSDCKHLKHWWGPKEWPMDECELDFRKGGQWKYCLRGPSEGDESWGLAIYQEIREPDTIAYKDHFTDAKGNVVPDMPNMIIQVKFEEHDGKTTQRITVNFDTNKERDKIVEMGMAEGMDSSLDRVDDYLAEIQ from the coding sequence ATGAAAACAGCTAAAACACTTGAAGATCAAAAACTCATATTAACCCGGAATTTTGACGCTCCTCCTTCTCTCCTGTTCAAGATATGGAGCGATTGCAAGCACCTGAAACACTGGTGGGGGCCAAAAGAATGGCCGATGGATGAATGTGAATTAGATTTCCGAAAAGGCGGCCAATGGAAATATTGTCTCCGCGGTCCCAGCGAAGGGGATGAATCCTGGGGATTGGCCATTTATCAAGAAATAAGAGAGCCGGATACCATTGCATATAAAGATCACTTTACAGATGCGAAAGGAAATGTGGTACCCGATATGCCCAACATGATTATCCAAGTAAAGTTTGAGGAACACGATGGCAAAACAACTCAACGCATAACTGTGAATTTTGACACCAACAAAGAACGCGATAAAATTGTAGAAATGGGCATGGCCGAAGGTATGGATAGTTCACTGGACCGGGTGGATGATTATCTGGCTGAAATCCAATAA
- a CDS encoding DoxX family protein yields the protein MKKIIQNIACQLVGLMFINAGLNKFLQYIPVPDDLPEQVAHMNAAIAEIGWLLPLVAIAEIIGGLLFIFPRFRALGAIILFPVIIGILMIHLTVAPSGLPLAMAIFLVLLWGMYDHRDKYLQLVNMSHQDSIAELAE from the coding sequence ATGAAGAAAATCATTCAAAATATTGCCTGTCAGCTTGTTGGTTTGATGTTCATCAATGCCGGGTTGAATAAATTTCTCCAATATATCCCTGTGCCTGATGATTTGCCTGAGCAAGTAGCACATATGAACGCAGCTATAGCAGAAATCGGCTGGCTGTTGCCTCTTGTAGCCATTGCTGAAATAATCGGAGGCCTGTTATTTATTTTCCCCCGGTTCAGGGCTCTTGGAGCTATCATACTCTTCCCGGTTATCATTGGGATACTTATGATTCACCTTACGGTCGCTCCTTCCGGATTACCCTTGGCAATGGCGATCTTCCTTGTCCTCTTATGGGGAATGTATGACCACCGGGATAAATACCTGCAATTGGTAAATATGTCTCATCAGGACAGTATAGCTGAACTGGCCGAGTGA
- a CDS encoding dihydrofolate reductase family protein: MRTLKLQVQITADGFVAGPDGQQDWMTWDWDDELQQFADKITSPVDCIVMGRKLAEGFIPYWAQVAEDPDNPEQESGKKFNETPKVVFSHSLEKSKWENTDLVKGDLVDEITQLKQEDGREIIAYGGATFVSNLVKHELVDEFYLFVNPVAIGSGMPIFGKLTDYQSLNLVQTRAFDCGIVLLHYEPK; encoded by the coding sequence ATGAGAACCCTCAAACTACAAGTACAAATTACTGCGGATGGCTTCGTTGCCGGTCCCGATGGCCAACAAGACTGGATGACCTGGGACTGGGACGACGAACTGCAACAGTTTGCAGATAAAATCACATCCCCGGTGGACTGCATTGTGATGGGCCGAAAACTGGCTGAAGGCTTTATCCCGTACTGGGCCCAAGTGGCCGAAGATCCCGATAATCCGGAGCAGGAATCAGGCAAGAAATTCAACGAAACCCCAAAAGTGGTATTCAGCCACTCGCTGGAAAAATCGAAATGGGAAAATACCGATCTTGTAAAAGGTGATTTGGTGGATGAAATCACTCAACTGAAGCAAGAGGATGGCCGCGAAATTATTGCTTACGGCGGGGCTACCTTTGTATCAAACCTGGTTAAACACGAGCTGGTTGATGAGTTTTACCTGTTTGTGAACCCGGTGGCCATCGGCAGCGGAATGCCCATTTTTGGTAAACTCACTGATTACCAAAGCCTGAATTTGGTGCAGACCCGTGCTTTTGATTGCGGAATAGTGTTACTGCACTATGAGCCAAAATAA